Proteins co-encoded in one Lagopus muta isolate bLagMut1 chromosome 25, bLagMut1 primary, whole genome shotgun sequence genomic window:
- the FZD2 gene encoding frizzled-2: MRAPPGALPVLAVLLAGLSAAPSRGQPHGEKGISVPDHGFCQPISIPLCTDIAYNQTIMPNLLGHTNQEDAGLEVHQFYPLVKVQCSLELKFFLCSMYAPVCTVLEQAIPPCRSICERARQGCEALMNKFGFQWPERLRCENFPRHGAEQICVGQNHSEDGGSSAALLTSAAPPVAHGTPGAPRYATPERPFHCPRALKVPGYLNYKFLGEKDCAAPCEPARPDGHMFFNEDEIRFARVWILVWSVLCCASTFFTVTTYLVDMQRFRYPERPIIFLSGCYTMVSVAYIAGFVLQERVVCNERFQEDGYRTVVQGTKKEGCTILFMMLYFFSMASSIWWVILSLTWFLAAGMKWGHEAIEANSQYFHLAAWAVPAVKTITILAMGQIDGDLLSGVCFVGLNGIDPLRGFVLAPLFVYLFIGTSFLLAGFVSLFRIRTIMKHGGTKTEKLERLMVRIGVFSVLYTVPATIVIACYFYEQAFRQHWERSWISQHCKSLAIPCPLHFTPRMTPDFTVYMIKYLMTLIVGITSGFWIWSGKTLHSWRKFYTRLTNSRQGETTV; encoded by the coding sequence ATGCGGGCCCCCCCCGGCGCCCTGCCCGTCCTGGCCGTGCTGCTGGCGGGGCTGAGCGCGGCGCCGAGCCGGGGGCAGCCGCACGGCGAGAAGGGCATCTCCGTGCCCGACCACGGCTTCTGCCAGCCCATCTCCATCCCGCTGTGCACCGACATCGCCTACAACCAGACCATCATGCCCAACCTGCTGGGCCACACCAACCAGGAGGACGCGGGGCTGGAGGTGCACCAGTTCTACCCGCTGGTCAAGGTGCAGTGCTCGCTGGAGCTCAAGTTCTTCCTGTGCTCCATGTACGCTCCGGTGTGCACCGTGCTGGAGCAGGCCATCCCGCCCTGCCGCTCCATCTGCGAGCGCGCCCGGCAGGGCTGCGAGGCGCTGATGAACAAATTCGGCTTCCAGTGGCCCGAGCGGCTGCGCTGCGAGAACTTCCCCCGGCACGGCGCCGAGCAGATCTGCGTCGGGCAGAACCACTCGGAGGACGGCGGCTCCTCGGCAGCGCTGCTCAccagcgccgcgccgcccgtCGCGCACGGCACCCCCGGAGCGCCGCGCTACGCCACGCCGGAGCGGCCGTTCCACTGCCCGCGGGCGCTGAAGGTGCCCGGGTACCTCAACTACAAATTCCTGGGCGAGAAGGACTGCGCGGCGCCCTGCGAGCCGGCCCGGCCCGACGGCCACATGTTCTTCAACGAGGACGAGATCCGCTTCGCCCGCGTCTGGATCCTGGTCTGGTCCGTGCTGTGCTGCGCCTCCACCTTCTTCACCGTCACCACCTACCTGGTGGACATGCAGCGGTTCCGCTACCCCGAGCGGCCCATCATCTTCCTGTCGGGCTGCTACACCATGGTGTCCGTGGCTTACATCGCCGGCTTCGTGCTGCAGGAGCGCGTGGTGTGCAACGAGCGCTTCCAGGAGGACGGCTACCGCACGGTGGTGCAGGGCACCAAGAAGGAGGGCTGCACCATCCTCTTCATGATGCTCTACTTCTTCAGCATGGCCAGCTCCATCTGGTGGGTCATCCTCTCCCTCACCTGGTTCCTGGCCGCCGGCATGAAGTGGGGCCACGAGGCCATCGAGGCCAACTCGCAGTACTTCCACCTGGCCGCCTGGGCCGTGCCGGCCGTCAAGACCATCACCATCCTGGCCATGGGGCAGATCGACGGCGACCTGCTGAGCGGCGTCTGCTTCGTGGGGCTCAACGGCATCGACCCGCTGCGGGGCTTCGTGCTGGCGCCGCTCTTCGTCTACCTCTTCATCGGCACCTCCTTCCTGCTGGCCGGCTTCGTCTCCCTCTTCCGCATCCGCACCATCATGAAGCACGGCGGCACCAAGACGGAGAAGCTGGAGCGCCTGATGGTGCGCATCGGGGTCTTCAGCGTGCTCTACACCGTGCCGGCCACCATCGTCATCGCCTGCTACTTCTACGAGCAGGCCTTCCGCCAGCACTGGGAGCGCAGCTGGATCAGCCAGCACTGCAAGAGCCTGGCCATCCCCTGCCCGCTGCACTTCACGCCCCGCATGACGCCGGACTTCACCGTCTACATGATCAAGTACCTCATGACCCTCATCGTGGGCATCACCTCGGGCTTCTGGATCTGGTCGGGCAAAACGCTGCACTCGTGGAGGAAGTTCTACACGCGGCTCACCAACAGCAGGCAGGGCGAGACCACGGTGTGA